A single region of the Salvia miltiorrhiza cultivar Shanhuang (shh) chromosome 8, IMPLAD_Smil_shh, whole genome shotgun sequence genome encodes:
- the LOC130997266 gene encoding uncharacterized protein LOC130997266 produces the protein MDALRASYGDISSDSDSESGPTRISDPSPLPPPPLSLLQPPHSAGISDIFQRDHPNRVRSFPHVEGNYALHVYIPVYIPVSSRKEIAPLLKRVAAAVNEFHVVDVDIPLSSLINDEQKLDQVVLGREFHVSLGRAVPIRVHQRDSLVAMLRQKLHSHKRYWIDFDKWDVFVNDDCTLTFLSLEVTGAGLAEIQKQIELVNGVYKLHNLPEFYQNPRPHISVAWATGDISDSLKSVIGAEVKRRIGVSSNKRIFSCKFGGISCKIGNRSYDICKVSEV, from the exons ATGGACGCCTTGAGAGCATCGTATGGAGATATTTCGTCCGACTCCGATTCGGAATCAGGTCCGACCCGTATCTCGGACCCCTCCCCTCTCCCTCCGCCGCCCCTCTCTCTTCTGCAGCCGCCACATTCAGCTG GTATATCCGATATTTTCCAAAGAGATCATCCAAATCGAGTCCGTAGCTTCCCTCATGTCGAGGGTAATTACGCTTTGCATGTATATATCCCAG TGTATATTCCCGTTTCATCAAGAAAGGAGATAGCGCCCCTTCTGAAAAGGGTTGCAGCCGCTGTAAATGAGTTTCATGTGGTTGATGTAGACATCCCCTTAAGTAGTTTAATTAACGACGAGCAAAAGCTCGATCAAGTTGTACTTGGGAGGGAATTCCATGTGAGTTTGGGAAGGGCTGTTCCGATTCGAGTGCATCAGCGAGACTCGCTAGTAGCTATGCTTCGACAGAAACTACATTCTCATAAGAG GTATTGGATTGATTTTGACAAATGGGATGTTTTTGTCAATGATGATTGTACGCTGACCTTTCTCTCGTTGGAAGTTACCGGAGCTGGCTTAGCCGAG ATCCAGAAGCAAATTGAGTTGGTGAATGGAGTGTACAAGCTTCATAATCTTCCAGAGTTTTATCAG AATCCACGTCCGCATATATCTGTAGCTTGGGCAACCGGTGATATAAGCGATTCTTTGAAGAGTGTGATCGGAGCTGAAGTGAAGAGGCGCATTGGAGTTTCATCAAACAAACGCATTTTTAGCTGCAAATTTGGTGGGATTTCATGCAAAATAGGTAACAGAAGCTATGATATATGCAAGGTCTCGGAGGTGTGA
- the LOC130997264 gene encoding secreted RxLR effector protein 161-like, with translation MSPQTPEGREKMTRVPYASAIGSIMYAMLCTRPDVAHALSVTSRYQSNPGEEHWKVVKSILKYLRRTKDLFLIYGGGELKLEGFTDSSFQSDKDDSKSMSGFIFTLNGGAICWKSSKQETVADSTTEAEYIAASDAAKEAVWIRNFIQELGVVPSVVDPVPIYCDNNGAIAQAKEPRSHQRSKHIMRRYHLIREIIGRGDVVVERVASAENVADPLTKPLSQKVFEGHLVKMGLRYAGDWC, from the coding sequence ATGTCTCCTCAGACACCTGAAGGGAGAGAAAAAATGACACGTGTGCCTTATGCTTCTGCAATAGGGAGTATTATGTACGCTATGCTATGTACAAGACCTGATGTCGCACATGCTCTGAGTGTCACGAGTAGATATCAGTCTAATCCAGGCGAAGAGCACTGGAAGGTCGTAAAATCAATCCTTAAGTACTTGAGAAGAACTAAGGATTTATTTTTGATCTATGGAGGTGGGGAACTGAAACTAGAGGGTTTCACCGACTCTAGTTTTCAGTCTGATAAAGATGACTCCAAGTCTATGTCAGGGTTTATATTCACTTTAAATGGTGGAGCAATATGTTGGAAAAGTTCTAAACAAGAAACAGTTGCTGATTCCACCACAGAAGCTGAATATATTGCTGCATCAGATGCTGCAAAAGAAGCTGTTTGGATAAGGAATTTCATTCAAGAGTTGGGTGTCGTTCCTTCAGTTGTTGATCCAGTACCTATATACTGTGATAACAATGGAGCTATTGCGCAAGCTAAAGAACCAAGATCTCATCAAAGATCCAAACACATTATGCGAAGATACCACTTGATTCGAGAAATCATTGGTAGAGGTGATGTCGTTGTGGAGCGAGTTGCTTCAGCAGAAAATGTAGCAGATCCACTTACTAAACCGTTGTCACAAAAGGTATTCGAAGGACATCTTGTGAAGATGGGTCTAAGATACGCGGGTGATTGGTGCTAG
- the LOC130997263 gene encoding uncharacterized protein LOC130997263 encodes MRTSKPPQQPPPPPDAAERRLREAEQRLKEAIEELQRRQRGPPGDLQPPCDHADESCVANAVGNLCQSFLLSYGIRVGIGILLRAFKLARLKSYSSLLDIKQLVSEKDLIVREEACRIGLLFGGFTGSYHALRCLLRKMRKKETPVNAILAGAVSGLSILALDDSSRRRTLALYLLARLAQCAYNSAKSKNKFHLWGSHWNHGDTLLFAIACAQVMYSFVMRPESLPKSYQDFIQKTGPVAAPVYKAVRECCRGSPVDVASLAAYLSGRTSSDVKLDKFPELIPCSVIHPDTKSCLVHNANAAKATFRKTFPLYFSLTFVPFVVLRLQKFMDAPVRTCRNAVTNAVRSTSFLSAFVGIFQGVICLHRKVALKDHKLVYWLAGGLSALSVLLEKKARRGELALYVLPRAGESLWYILVNRRLLPDIKNAEVALFCACMGGIMYYLEQEPDTMAPFLRGLIRRFLASRISNPGPPAGRSASYSYLQTLDAMKKPDVLDNRENGTTSSEKYNLESIPGL; translated from the exons ATGCGCACCTCCAAGCCGCCGCAGCAGCCCCCGCCGCCGCCCGATGCAGCGGAGCGCCGGCTGCGGGAGGCGGAGCAGCGCCTGAAGGAGGCCATCGAGGAGCTGCAGCGCCGCCAGCGGGGCCCGCCCGGTGACCTCCAGCCCCCATGCGATCACGCTGACGAGTCTTGCGTCGCGAATGCCGTCGGCAACCTGTGCCAGAGCTTCCTGCTCTCCTACGGGATTCGCGTCGGCATAGGGATCCTCCTCCGCGCCTTCAAGCTCGCTCGTCTCAAGTCCTATTCCTCTCTCCTTGATATCAAG CAACTCGTATCAGAGAAAGACCTTATAGTGAGAGAAGAAGCATGTCGAATTGGCTTGCTTTTTGGGGGATTCACTGGCTCATACCATGCTTTGAGGTGTTTGCTCAGAAagatgagaaagaaagagaCACCAGTAAATGC AATTTTAGCAGGTGCAGTCTCTGGTTTGTCTATTCTAGCATTAGATGATTCCAGTAGAAGGCGCACACTTGCTTTATATCTTTTGGCTAGGCTTGCTCAG TGTGCCTATAACTCGGCTAAATCTAAAAACAAATTCCACTTATGGGGAAGTCATTGGAACCATGGAGACACTCTACTCTTTGCAATAGCTTGTGCCCAG GTTATGTATTCCTTTGTTATGCGCCCTGAGAGCTTGCCAAAATCATATCAAGATTTCATTCAGAAAACGGGACCTGTTGCTGCTCCAGTCTACAAGGCTGTAAGGGAGTGCTGTAGAGGCTCTCCAGTAGATGTTGCTTCACTAGCTGCTTACCTGTCTGGCAGGACATCCAGTGATGTGAAGTTGGATAAATTTCCTGAACTTATTCCTTGTTCCGTCATTCATCCTGATACAAAATCATGCTTAGTTCACAATGCAAATGCTGCGAAGGCTACTTTCAGGAAAACATTTCCCTTGTATTTCTCTTTGACATTTGTACCATTTGTTGTTCTGCGCCTGCAAAAG TTTATGGATGCTCCAGTTCGTACCTGTAGGAATGCTGTTACAAATGCTGTTCGTTCAACTTCATTCTTGTCCGCTTTTGTTGGAATCTTTCAG GGTGTAATATGTTTGCACAGAAAAGTGGCATTGAAGGACCACAAGCTAGTTTATTGGCTTGCAGGAGGACTATCTGCTCTCTCTGTATTATTGGAGAAGAAAGCTAGACGTGGGGAACTAGCCTTGTATGTTCTTCCAAGAGCTGGAGAATCGTTGTGGTACATTTTGGTGAATCGCCGTTTGCTTCCAGATATCAAGAACGCTGAG GTGGCTTTGTTCTGCGCGTGTATGGGTGGAATTATGTATTACCTGGAGCAAGAACCAGATACGATGGCTCCTTTCCTGAGGGGCTTGATTCGTCGTTTCCTTGCCAGCAGAATTAGCAATCCTGGGCCTCCAGCAGGCAGAAGCGCATCTTACTCGTATCTACAGACTCTGGATGCCATGAAAAAACCAGATGTGCTTGACAACCGAGAGAATGGAACTACATCTTCTGAAAAGTACAATCTCGAATCAATTCCTGGACTCTGA